The Stigmatella erecta genome window below encodes:
- a CDS encoding penicillin-binding protein activator, protein MDVLSPVRRVLALTLALFLTACPKSSSHVRPDDGSGDPSGGTSSGRPRVEAKKDPAADAALAQAVEAAAREQDPKRAAESFLVVRKAYPETTASQEALYRAGVLFYEAEDYVNARKSFNELLFENPIYPQAQDVKLKLARSALEVGAYRDAYQTLSSLAERAEGAERLKLLEDASRAAQGAGLYSSALTIEVELAEEAKTPEAQAAAAKRLEQVVEGRADFVDIARVAEGLSPRHPAWPILTFKLARIYYHLRDWTRLEETLNRFLQEAPTSAFAPQAKELLARATRRVEVRPRTVGVLLPMTGRFKPIGEAVLRGVQLALNGSDIELIVKDTQGEVNLAGQGVEQLAFDEGAIAVLGPLVPDEARRAALVSEELQIPLLTMARQEGITGIGPYIFRNMLTNSAQAEAIAEYALNVRGIKRFALLYPNLSYGVELANTFWDEVLKRGGVVRGAETYSHDQTTFTNEAKKLVGRYYLEDRADYIEGVREVNSQEQDAFRRRKAMEKMKSGVEPVVDFDGIFIPDDWKRVSLVGPALAVEDIITNACDPRDLERIRKTTGKRDLKTVTLFGTNLWNSPKGQSGLPELVERGGKFVTCSVFVDGFFIDSQRPATRKFVQAFRTAYKAETGRDPGLLEAIGYDSALMVRQIIEKARPASRGAMRDALAHLKDFEGATGRTSFNEQREAIKPLFLLSVDSKGVKEITPEATGGTGGSGS, encoded by the coding sequence ATGGACGTCCTCTCCCCTGTGCGCCGCGTCCTGGCGCTGACGCTGGCGTTGTTCCTCACCGCCTGCCCGAAATCCTCCTCGCACGTGAGGCCGGATGACGGCTCCGGCGACCCCTCCGGCGGGACTTCCTCGGGCAGGCCCCGGGTCGAGGCGAAGAAGGACCCCGCCGCGGACGCCGCCCTGGCCCAGGCCGTGGAGGCCGCGGCGCGCGAGCAGGACCCCAAGCGGGCGGCCGAGTCCTTCCTGGTGGTGCGCAAGGCGTACCCGGAGACCACCGCCAGCCAGGAGGCGCTCTACCGGGCGGGCGTCCTGTTCTACGAGGCGGAGGACTACGTGAATGCACGCAAGTCCTTCAACGAACTGCTCTTCGAGAACCCCATCTACCCGCAGGCGCAGGACGTGAAGCTGAAGCTGGCCCGCTCCGCGCTGGAGGTGGGCGCCTACCGGGATGCGTACCAGACGCTCTCCAGCCTCGCCGAGCGCGCCGAAGGGGCCGAGCGCCTGAAGCTGCTCGAGGACGCGAGCCGCGCCGCGCAGGGCGCCGGGCTTTACTCCTCGGCGCTGACCATCGAGGTGGAGCTGGCCGAGGAGGCCAAGACGCCCGAGGCCCAGGCCGCCGCCGCCAAGCGCCTGGAGCAGGTGGTGGAGGGCCGCGCGGACTTCGTGGACATCGCGCGCGTGGCCGAAGGGCTGTCGCCGCGCCACCCCGCCTGGCCCATCCTCACCTTCAAGCTGGCGCGCATCTACTACCACCTGCGCGACTGGACGCGGCTGGAGGAGACACTCAACCGCTTCCTCCAGGAGGCCCCCACCAGCGCCTTCGCCCCCCAGGCCAAGGAACTGCTCGCGCGGGCCACCCGCCGCGTGGAGGTGCGCCCGCGCACCGTGGGCGTGCTGCTGCCCATGACGGGCCGCTTCAAGCCCATCGGCGAGGCGGTGCTGCGCGGGGTGCAGCTGGCGCTCAACGGCAGCGACATCGAGCTCATCGTCAAGGACACCCAGGGCGAGGTGAACCTCGCGGGCCAGGGCGTGGAGCAGCTCGCCTTCGACGAGGGGGCCATCGCCGTGCTGGGCCCCCTGGTGCCGGACGAGGCCCGCCGCGCGGCGCTGGTGTCCGAGGAGCTGCAGATTCCCCTGCTGACGATGGCGCGCCAGGAGGGCATCACCGGCATCGGGCCGTACATCTTCCGCAACATGCTCACCAACTCCGCGCAGGCGGAGGCCATCGCCGAGTACGCTCTCAACGTCCGGGGCATCAAGCGCTTCGCGCTGCTCTACCCGAACCTCTCGTACGGCGTGGAGCTGGCCAACACCTTCTGGGACGAGGTGCTCAAGCGCGGCGGCGTGGTGCGCGGCGCGGAGACGTACTCGCACGACCAGACGACGTTCACCAACGAGGCGAAGAAGCTCGTGGGCCGGTACTACCTGGAGGACCGGGCGGACTACATCGAGGGCGTGCGCGAGGTGAACTCCCAGGAGCAGGACGCGTTCCGGCGGCGCAAGGCAATGGAGAAGATGAAGAGCGGGGTGGAGCCGGTGGTGGACTTCGACGGCATCTTCATCCCGGATGACTGGAAGCGCGTGAGCCTCGTGGGCCCGGCTCTCGCGGTGGAGGACATCATCACCAACGCGTGTGATCCCCGCGACCTGGAGCGCATCCGCAAGACGACGGGCAAGCGGGACCTGAAGACGGTGACGCTCTTCGGCACCAACCTGTGGAACAGCCCCAAGGGGCAGAGCGGGCTGCCGGAGCTGGTGGAGCGCGGCGGCAAGTTCGTCACCTGCTCGGTGTTCGTGGACGGCTTCTTCATCGACTCGCAGCGCCCGGCCACGCGCAAGTTCGTCCAGGCCTTCCGCACCGCGTACAAGGCGGAGACGGGGCGCGACCCGGGCCTGCTGGAGGCCATCGGCTACGACTCGGCGCTGATGGTGCGGCAGATCATCGAGAAGGCGCGCCCGGCCTCGCGCGGCGCGATGCGCGATGCGCTCGCCCACCTCAAGGACTTCGAGGGGGCCACGGGCCGCACCTCCTTCAATGAGCAGCGCGAGGCCATCAAGCCGCTCTTCCTGCTGTCCGTGGACAGCAAGGGCGTGAAGGAAATCACCCCGGAGGCCACGGGAGGCACGGGGGGCTCGGGTTCATGA